The following proteins come from a genomic window of Populus nigra chromosome 6, ddPopNigr1.1, whole genome shotgun sequence:
- the LOC133696307 gene encoding protein PTST homolog 2, chloroplastic-like isoform X1: protein MLSITHAPNCFINLIPQIFPPNTSASNIQNLSRKGKTRNQELRFLAVKGTSGSGFFELKNSCWGCGGGFVRRCNTRDWESSEGNIALETEILEFMNSSKNPEMFPSKKQLIDAGRMDLVEAILKEGGWLALGWDFDDNVDDVDVIDWYSSLTDNKECGAAGIQDKALERNEEQSSQVPCSSSGRSQDTATEDDAGIGGILYRLEKERNMNLGFALKEIESTTRVQSSNVNHDLLPKTTKNGTGAGLNGNNSPGLLNPKSSALSDLGGGLDHSRSFSNIDGSGNSLNPDTWRTWSIKRAAFSDLQFEAEELSSNRTGTGGEESFLGDEIIETREGASETVSRRKENCYDGGINQNQVRSRLHDLELELSSVLQSLKSNTGESESQKVIMFYTLHQDNGRASDDLLKLSDAWEFQENEIMNAQDKLRSTRAKIAVSEGKIALAIIDAQKVVEEKQKRIDDACRALQLLRTACIVWPSSASEVFLAGSFDGWATQRRMEKSSVGIFSLYLKLYPGRYEIKFIVDGEWRLDPLRPIVHNNGYENNLLIIT, encoded by the exons ATGCTCTCTATCACCCACGCGCCTAATTGCTTCATAAATTTGATCCCTCAAATATTTCCCCCCAACACTTCTGCTTCTAATATTCAAAATCTTagcagaaaaggaaaaacaagaaaccAAGAGTTACGCTTTCTTGCAGTGAAGGGGACGAGTGGTAGTGGattttttgagttgaaaaaCAGCTGTTGGGGTTGTGGTGGTGGATTTGTAAGGAGGTGTAATACAAGGGATTGGGAAAGTAGTGAGGGCAATATTGCATTGGAGACTGAGATTTTGGAGTTCATGAATAGTTCAAAAAATCCAGAGATGTTTCCAAGCAAGAAACAGTTGATTGATGCAGGAAGAATGGATCTTGTTGAGGCTATCTTGAAGGAAGGAGGGTGGCTCGCTTTGGGTTGGGATTTCGATGATAATGTTGACGACGTAGATGTTATAGATTGGTATTCTTCTTTAACGGATAATAAAGAATGTGGTGCTGCTGGAATTCAAGACAAGGCTTTAGAGCGTAATGAAGAGCAAAGCTCTCAGGTTCCTTGCTCGTCCTCTGGTAGATCACA AGATACAGCGACCGAGGATGATGCTGGGATTGGGGGTATACTGTATCGattagagaaagaaaggaaTATGAATTTGGGGTTtgctttaaaagaaattgaaagcacTACTCGTGTCCAAAGTAGCAATGTTAACCATGATTTGCTCCCTAAAACCACGAAGAATggg ACAGGTGCTGGCCTCAATGGTAACAATTCACCTGGATTATTGAACCCCAAGAGTAGCGCACTCAGTGATTTGGGAGGCGGCCTTGATCATAGCAGATCTTTCTCAAATATTGATGGTTCTGGAAATTCGCTAAATCCAGACACGTGGAGAACTTGGAGCATTAAGAGGGCAGCGTTTTCAGACTTGCAATTTGAAG CTGAAGAACTTAGCTCTAATAGAACTGGTACAGGAGGTGAGGAGAGTTTTTTAGGGGACGAGATAATTGAAACAAGGGAGGGTGCTAGTGAAACTGTCAGCAGAAGGAAAGAAAACTGCTATGATGGAGGGATTAATCAGAATCAAGTACGAAGTCGCCTACATGACCTGGAGTTAGAGCTTTCCTCTGTGCTGCAATCGTTAAAGTCAAACACTGGTGAAAGTGAATCACAGAAAGTG ATCATGTTTTATACTCTTCACCAGGATAATGGAAGAGCCTCTGATGATCTGCTGAAGCTTTCTGATGCTTGGGAGTTCCAGGAAAATGAGATAATGAATGCCCAGGATAAATTGCGGTCAACAAGGGCAAAAATAGCAGTGTCAGAAGGCAAAATTGCACTTGCGATAAT TGATGCACAAAAGGTAGTGGAAGAGAAACAGAAAAGGATCGACGACGCTTGTAGAGCCTTGCAACTTCTTCGCACTGCTTGTATAGTTTGGCCTAGTTCTGCTTCAGAGGTGTTCCTAGCAGGGTCATTTGATGGTTGGGCCACCCAG AGAAGGATGGAAAAGTCTAGTGTGGGCATCTTTTCTTTGTATCTGAAATTGTATCCAGGCAGATACGAG ATCAAGTTCATTGTTGATGGTGAGTGGAGGCTTGATCCCCTACGCCCTATTGTTCACAACAACGGATACGAGAATAATCTACtcattatcacataa
- the LOC133696307 gene encoding protein PTST homolog 2, chloroplastic-like isoform X3 yields the protein MLSITHAPNCFINLIPQIFPPNTSASNIQNLSRKGKTRNQELRFLAVKGTSGSGFFELKNSCWGCGGGFVRRCNTRDWESSEGNIALETEILEFMNSSKNPEMFPSKKQLIDAGRMDLVEAILKEGGWLALGWDFDDNVDDVDVIDWYSSLTDNKECGAAGIQDKALERNEEQSSQVPCSSSGRSQDTATEDDAGIGGILYRLEKERNMNLGFALKEIESTTRVQSSNVNHDLLPKTTKNGTGAGLNGNNSPGLLNPKSSALSDLGGGLDHSRSFSNIDGSGNSLNPDTWRTWSIKRAAFSDLQFEAEELSSNRTGTGGEESFLGDEIIETREGASETVSRRKENCYDGGINQNQVRSRLHDLELELSSVLQSLKSNTGESESQKVIMFYTLHQDNGRASDDLLKLSDAWEFQENEIMNAQDKLRSTRAKIAVSEGKIALAIIDAQKVVEEKQKRIDDACRALQLLRTACIVWPSSASEVFLAGSFDGWATQTRVKLASLFCREGWKSLVWASFLCI from the exons ATGCTCTCTATCACCCACGCGCCTAATTGCTTCATAAATTTGATCCCTCAAATATTTCCCCCCAACACTTCTGCTTCTAATATTCAAAATCTTagcagaaaaggaaaaacaagaaaccAAGAGTTACGCTTTCTTGCAGTGAAGGGGACGAGTGGTAGTGGattttttgagttgaaaaaCAGCTGTTGGGGTTGTGGTGGTGGATTTGTAAGGAGGTGTAATACAAGGGATTGGGAAAGTAGTGAGGGCAATATTGCATTGGAGACTGAGATTTTGGAGTTCATGAATAGTTCAAAAAATCCAGAGATGTTTCCAAGCAAGAAACAGTTGATTGATGCAGGAAGAATGGATCTTGTTGAGGCTATCTTGAAGGAAGGAGGGTGGCTCGCTTTGGGTTGGGATTTCGATGATAATGTTGACGACGTAGATGTTATAGATTGGTATTCTTCTTTAACGGATAATAAAGAATGTGGTGCTGCTGGAATTCAAGACAAGGCTTTAGAGCGTAATGAAGAGCAAAGCTCTCAGGTTCCTTGCTCGTCCTCTGGTAGATCACA AGATACAGCGACCGAGGATGATGCTGGGATTGGGGGTATACTGTATCGattagagaaagaaaggaaTATGAATTTGGGGTTtgctttaaaagaaattgaaagcacTACTCGTGTCCAAAGTAGCAATGTTAACCATGATTTGCTCCCTAAAACCACGAAGAATggg ACAGGTGCTGGCCTCAATGGTAACAATTCACCTGGATTATTGAACCCCAAGAGTAGCGCACTCAGTGATTTGGGAGGCGGCCTTGATCATAGCAGATCTTTCTCAAATATTGATGGTTCTGGAAATTCGCTAAATCCAGACACGTGGAGAACTTGGAGCATTAAGAGGGCAGCGTTTTCAGACTTGCAATTTGAAG CTGAAGAACTTAGCTCTAATAGAACTGGTACAGGAGGTGAGGAGAGTTTTTTAGGGGACGAGATAATTGAAACAAGGGAGGGTGCTAGTGAAACTGTCAGCAGAAGGAAAGAAAACTGCTATGATGGAGGGATTAATCAGAATCAAGTACGAAGTCGCCTACATGACCTGGAGTTAGAGCTTTCCTCTGTGCTGCAATCGTTAAAGTCAAACACTGGTGAAAGTGAATCACAGAAAGTG ATCATGTTTTATACTCTTCACCAGGATAATGGAAGAGCCTCTGATGATCTGCTGAAGCTTTCTGATGCTTGGGAGTTCCAGGAAAATGAGATAATGAATGCCCAGGATAAATTGCGGTCAACAAGGGCAAAAATAGCAGTGTCAGAAGGCAAAATTGCACTTGCGATAAT TGATGCACAAAAGGTAGTGGAAGAGAAACAGAAAAGGATCGACGACGCTTGTAGAGCCTTGCAACTTCTTCGCACTGCTTGTATAGTTTGGCCTAGTTCTGCTTCAGAGGTGTTCCTAGCAGGGTCATTTGATGGTTGGGCCACCCAG ACAAGAGTGAAACTTGCATCGCTATTTTGCAGAGAAGGATGGAAAAGTCTAGTGTGGGCATCTTTTCTTTGTATCTGA
- the LOC133696387 gene encoding protein NRT1/ PTR FAMILY 2.13, which translates to MAEDEKKGTSSYRLYCSIKCFQKPSSPEQKHGNLAETEQKKPGGWRAMPFILGNETFERLATFGLLANFMVYLMRVFHLEQVTAANIINIWSGVTNFAPLVGAFISDAYVGRFKTIAFASCAAFLGMVTVTSTAWVPYLHPQKCEPEGKQQSYGNCESPTSMQLGVLLLGLGFLSIGTGGIRPCSIPFGVDQFDPTTEEGIKGISSYYNWYYTTFTVVMLITLTAVVYVQDSVSWVLGFGIPTVLMLCSIILFFIGTRIYVHVKPEGSVFSGIAQVFVSAYKKRRLKLPDNCDGEQVDGIFYDPPIKDHLTILSKLPLTNQIRFLNKAAMIEKETDLKPDGSCAKQWRLCSVQQVEEVKCLIKIGPIWASSIVSLTSMIQQGTFTVSQALKMDRHLGEKFQIPASSIVVVSMITIGIWLPFYDRVLVPAIRKVTKHEGGITILQRIGIGNVFSVLSMVVAGLVERERRAAAISHPEAAPMSVFWLAPQLVVMGLCEAFVGTGQIEFYNKQFPDHMRSLGNSLFFCSFAGASYLSTMVGSIVHKVTGTRHHPDWLTNDLNAGNLDYFYFLLAGMGVVNWFYFLLCAHRYRYKVSTVLNMGDKLIPL; encoded by the exons ATGGCTGAAGATGAAAAGAAGGGCACAAGCTCATACAGGCTATATTGCTCCATAAAATGCTTCCAAAAACCATCATCACCGGAGCAGAAGCACGGCAACCTTGCAGAAACTGAGCAGAAGAAGCCCGGAGGATGGAGAGCCATGCCTTTTATCTTAG GAAATGAGACTTTTGAGAGGCTGGCTACTTTTGGCTTGTTAGCCAACTTCATGGTGTATTTGATGAGAGTCTTTCACTTGGAGCAGGTGACTGCTGCAAACATCATAAACATCTGGTCTGGTGTAACTAATTTCGCACCGTTGGTTGGTGCATTTATCTCTGATGCCTATGTGGGCAGGTTTAAGACCATTGCTTTTGCATCCTGTGCAGCTTTCCTG GGAATGGTGACAGTGACTTCGACGGCATGGGTGCCTTATCTTCACCCTCAAAAATGCGAGCCTGAAGGAAAGCAGCAGTCTTATGGGAACTGTGAAAGTCCCACCAGCATGCAATTGGGTGTTCTGTTGCTTGGCTTAGGGTTCCTATCTATCGGAACAGGTGGGATTAGGCCATGCAGCATTCCGTTTGGTGTTGATCAGTTTGACCCTACAACTGAAGAAGGGATAAAAGGGATTAGCAGCTACTACAATTGGTATTATACAACCTTCACGGTGGTGATGTTGATCACTTTAACCGCAGTGGTATATGTTCAAGACTCTGTTAgctgggttttgggttttggaatACCTACTGTGCTTATGCTCTGCTCCATCATACTCTTCTTCATTGGAACAAGGATTTATGTGCATGTAAAGCCAGAAGGAAGTGTTTTCTCTGGCATTGCACAGGTTTTTGTTTCTGCTTATAAAAAGCGCAGGCTTAAGCTTCCTGACAATTGTGATGGAGAGCAGGTTGATGGGATCTTTTATGATCCTCCAATTAAAGATCATTTAACAATATTGTCAAAGCTCCCTCTTACCAATCAGATCAG gtTTTTGAACAAGGCTGCAATGATAGAGAAAGAAACTGACCTCAAGCCAGATGGTTCGTGTGCGAAGCAATGGAGATTGTGCAGTGTCCAACAGGTTGAAGAGGTAAAATGCCTGATAAAAATAGGTCCAATATGGGCTTCTAGTATTGTTAGCTTGACTTCAATGATACAACAAGGAACATTTACTGTGTCTCAAGCCTTGAAAATGGACAGACACCTTGGAGAAAAATTCCAAATCCCAGCTAGTTCCATCGTCGTCGTGTCGATGATAACAATAGGAATATGGCTCCCATTCTATGACAGAGTCCTAGTGCCAGCCATTCGAAAAGTTACAAAACATGAAGGTGGAATCACAATTCTCCAAAGAATTGGAATTGGGAATGTATTCTCTGTTCTATCAATGGTAGTAGCTGGATTGgtggagagggagagaaggGCGGCAGCAATTTCACACCCAGAGGCTGCACCCATGTCAGTCTTTTGGCTAGCTCCACAACTTGTGGTAATGGGGTTATGCGAGGCATTCGTTGGCACTGGACAAATTGAATTTTACAACAAGCAGTTTCCTGATCACATGAGAAGCCTCGGCAACTCTCTTTTCTTCTGCTCATTTGCTGGTGCAAGTTACCTTAGTACCATGGTGGGCAGCATTGTTCATAAGGTTACTGGAACGAGACACCATCCAGACTGGCTGACAAATGATCTAAATGCTGGGAATTTGGATTACTTCTACTTCCTTTTGGCAGGAATGGGGGTTGtcaattggttttattttctgCTTTGTGCTCATCGATATCGTTACAAGGTCAGCACTGTACTAAATATGGGAGACAAACTAATCCCACTATGA
- the LOC133696307 gene encoding protein PTST homolog 2, chloroplastic-like isoform X2 translates to MLSITHAPNCFINLIPQIFPPNTSASNIQNLSRKGKTRNQELRFLAVKGTSGSGFFELKNSCWGCGGGFVRRCNTRDWESSEGNIALETEILEFMNSSKNPEMFPSKKQLIDAGRMDLVEAILKEGGWLALGWDFDDNVDDVDVIDWYSSLTDNKECGAAGIQDKALERNEEQSSQVPCSSSGRSQDTATEDDAGIGGILYRLEKERNMNLGFALKEIESTTRVQSSNVNHDLLPKTTKNGTGAGLNGNNSPGLLNPKSSALSDLGGGLDHSRSFSNIDGSGNSLNPDTWRTWSIKRAAFSDLQFEAEELSSNRTGTGGEESFLGDEIIETREGASETVSRRKENCYDGGINQNQVRSRLHDLELELSSVLQSLKSNTGESESQKVDNGRASDDLLKLSDAWEFQENEIMNAQDKLRSTRAKIAVSEGKIALAIIDAQKVVEEKQKRIDDACRALQLLRTACIVWPSSASEVFLAGSFDGWATQRRMEKSSVGIFSLYLKLYPGRYEIKFIVDGEWRLDPLRPIVHNNGYENNLLIIT, encoded by the exons ATGCTCTCTATCACCCACGCGCCTAATTGCTTCATAAATTTGATCCCTCAAATATTTCCCCCCAACACTTCTGCTTCTAATATTCAAAATCTTagcagaaaaggaaaaacaagaaaccAAGAGTTACGCTTTCTTGCAGTGAAGGGGACGAGTGGTAGTGGattttttgagttgaaaaaCAGCTGTTGGGGTTGTGGTGGTGGATTTGTAAGGAGGTGTAATACAAGGGATTGGGAAAGTAGTGAGGGCAATATTGCATTGGAGACTGAGATTTTGGAGTTCATGAATAGTTCAAAAAATCCAGAGATGTTTCCAAGCAAGAAACAGTTGATTGATGCAGGAAGAATGGATCTTGTTGAGGCTATCTTGAAGGAAGGAGGGTGGCTCGCTTTGGGTTGGGATTTCGATGATAATGTTGACGACGTAGATGTTATAGATTGGTATTCTTCTTTAACGGATAATAAAGAATGTGGTGCTGCTGGAATTCAAGACAAGGCTTTAGAGCGTAATGAAGAGCAAAGCTCTCAGGTTCCTTGCTCGTCCTCTGGTAGATCACA AGATACAGCGACCGAGGATGATGCTGGGATTGGGGGTATACTGTATCGattagagaaagaaaggaaTATGAATTTGGGGTTtgctttaaaagaaattgaaagcacTACTCGTGTCCAAAGTAGCAATGTTAACCATGATTTGCTCCCTAAAACCACGAAGAATggg ACAGGTGCTGGCCTCAATGGTAACAATTCACCTGGATTATTGAACCCCAAGAGTAGCGCACTCAGTGATTTGGGAGGCGGCCTTGATCATAGCAGATCTTTCTCAAATATTGATGGTTCTGGAAATTCGCTAAATCCAGACACGTGGAGAACTTGGAGCATTAAGAGGGCAGCGTTTTCAGACTTGCAATTTGAAG CTGAAGAACTTAGCTCTAATAGAACTGGTACAGGAGGTGAGGAGAGTTTTTTAGGGGACGAGATAATTGAAACAAGGGAGGGTGCTAGTGAAACTGTCAGCAGAAGGAAAGAAAACTGCTATGATGGAGGGATTAATCAGAATCAAGTACGAAGTCGCCTACATGACCTGGAGTTAGAGCTTTCCTCTGTGCTGCAATCGTTAAAGTCAAACACTGGTGAAAGTGAATCACAGAAAGTG GATAATGGAAGAGCCTCTGATGATCTGCTGAAGCTTTCTGATGCTTGGGAGTTCCAGGAAAATGAGATAATGAATGCCCAGGATAAATTGCGGTCAACAAGGGCAAAAATAGCAGTGTCAGAAGGCAAAATTGCACTTGCGATAAT TGATGCACAAAAGGTAGTGGAAGAGAAACAGAAAAGGATCGACGACGCTTGTAGAGCCTTGCAACTTCTTCGCACTGCTTGTATAGTTTGGCCTAGTTCTGCTTCAGAGGTGTTCCTAGCAGGGTCATTTGATGGTTGGGCCACCCAG AGAAGGATGGAAAAGTCTAGTGTGGGCATCTTTTCTTTGTATCTGAAATTGTATCCAGGCAGATACGAG ATCAAGTTCATTGTTGATGGTGAGTGGAGGCTTGATCCCCTACGCCCTATTGTTCACAACAACGGATACGAGAATAATCTACtcattatcacataa